In the genome of Actinomycetota bacterium, the window CCGTCAGGTGCTGTTGAACAGCGCGTCGCCGCAGATCCTCGGCGACGCGTTCGTCGCCGCGGCTCGGGACCTCGACGTTGACGGCCACCTGGTGATGATCACGTCCGGGGCGGCCACCAGCGTGTACGAGGGATGGTCGGCGTACGGTCCCGGGAAGGCTGCGGTCGATCACTGGGTCCGCACGGTCGGTGCGGAGCGCGAGCGCCGCGGGTCCCGGCTGCGGGTCATCTCGGTCGCTCCCGGGACGGTCGCCACCGCGATGCAGGCAGAGATCCGCGACACGCCTGAACGTGACTTCCCCAACGTCGGGAAGTTCATCGATCTGCACGAGGCCGGCGACCTGGTCGCTCCGGAGGACGCGGCCCGCGGGATCTGGTCGCTGCTGGACCGGGATCTGGACAACGGCTCGGTGGTGGATCTGCGCGACCTGGACTGACCACGGTCGCCGCCGGCGGCGGGACGGTCGCCGCGCTGTGACGGCTGGGGCGCCCGTCGGACGCTGCCGTCTAGCCCCCGGTCGTCGCCGTCGCCGTCGGCGACGGGGTCGGTGTCGGCGACGGGGTCGGTGTCGGCGACGGGGAACTGGTCTCGGTCCCGCCGCCGCCAGCGCCCACACCGGCACCGCCCTCGCCGGGCAGGATCGAGTCGCCGTTCTGCGACGTGTCCGTTGGAGTCGGATCCGCGGTCTGCGTCCGGGTCGGCGTCGGTGAGGGGCTCTGTGTCCGGGTGGGCGTGGGATCCGGTGTCGGCGACCGAGTGGGTGAGCGGGTCGGTGACGGGCTGGGTGACGGTGACGGGCTGGGTGACGGTGACGGGCTAGGTGATGGTGACGGTGACGGGCACTCCTCCCCGGGTGCCAGCACCGTCTGGAACGATCCTCCTTCAGCGTCGGGGCACTCGACCGGTTGCAGGGTCGGAGACTCGTCGGGTGACGGCCCCGGTTCGGGCTCCCCGCCCACGCCTGTCAGCGCTGAGTAGTCCGGCTCGGGGAAGTCCACGACGTCGAGCCCCTCGACGGCCTGCGCCATGTACTCACCCCAGGTCGCGGCCGGGTAGCTGCCTCCGGTCAGCTCCACCTGCAGCTCCCGGTTCTCGACGTTGCCGAACCACACCGCCGTCGCTAACTGGGGGACGTACCCGACGAACCAGCCGTCGCGACCGTCCGTGGTGGTTCCCGTCTTCCCCGCGGCCGGGCGGCCGATCGCTGCGCGCGTCCCGGTCCCCGAGCGGATGTTGTCCTGCAGGATGTCGCTGATGACGTAGGCGACGTTGGCCGTGATCGCGCCGTCGTGTCGTGGCCTGGAGTCGACGATGACCTGCCCGTCACCATCCTCGACACGGCGGACCATCCGAGGCTCCGCATGCACCCCTCCAGCGGCGAACGTGGCGTACCCCTCCGCCATGCTGAGCACGCTGACGTCGGCGCTGCCGAGGATCAACGACGGGTGCGTGTGGAGCCACTCCGCCGGGATGCCCGCTTCGACGGCCATGTCCTTCACGGCCGCCGAGCCCACCTCCTTGGCGAGCTGGACGAAGACGGTGTTGGTGGAGGTGAGCGTCGCCTGGCGGACGGTCTGGCGCCCGAACCCCTGGTGCGCGAAGTTGCGCACCCGGTAGGGGT includes:
- a CDS encoding SDR family NAD(P)-dependent oxidoreductase, whose product is RQVLLNSASPQILGDAFVAAARDLDVDGHLVMITSGAATSVYEGWSAYGPGKAAVDHWVRTVGAERERRGSRLRVISVAPGTVATAMQAEIRDTPERDFPNVGKFIDLHEAGDLVAPEDAARGIWSLLDRDLDNGSVVDLRDLD